The following proteins are co-located in the Echinicola sp. 20G genome:
- a CDS encoding hydroxymethylglutaryl-CoA lyase — protein MKIIECPRDAMQGREEFIDTAIKAAYINQLLEVGFDTVDFGSFVSPKAMPQMRDTAELLELLDLFHSKSKLLAIVANKRGAEDALHFEEIDCLGFPLSISETFQQRNTNKSIAEALETVEDIQNLCEIKGKTFVTYLSMGFGNPYGEAFSADIVAEFVGKLDAVGIKIIALSDTIGVAEPKLIEELFETNIQAYPEIEFGAHFHSRPEGIAEKIQAGLKGGCRRFDGAIKGFGGCPMAKDELVGNVATEVMIEVLEKEGHHLNLNMEEFGEAMKLAKFVFG, from the coding sequence ATGAAGATCATAGAATGTCCCAGAGATGCCATGCAGGGACGAGAAGAATTTATTGATACGGCGATCAAAGCGGCCTACATCAACCAACTTTTAGAGGTAGGCTTTGATACCGTGGATTTTGGGAGTTTTGTCAGCCCCAAGGCCATGCCCCAGATGAGGGATACAGCAGAACTGTTGGAGTTATTGGATTTGTTCCATTCTAAATCGAAATTATTGGCAATAGTGGCTAATAAGAGAGGGGCTGAGGATGCTTTACATTTTGAGGAGATTGATTGTTTGGGTTTTCCTTTGTCCATTTCAGAAACTTTCCAGCAAAGAAATACCAACAAAAGTATTGCTGAGGCTTTGGAGACGGTCGAGGATATTCAGAATCTCTGTGAAATCAAGGGTAAGACTTTTGTTACCTATTTGAGTATGGGATTTGGCAATCCTTATGGGGAAGCTTTTTCAGCGGATATTGTAGCTGAGTTTGTTGGGAAATTGGATGCTGTGGGAATTAAAATTATCGCTTTGTCAGACACTATTGGCGTAGCGGAGCCCAAATTGATTGAGGAGCTATTTGAAACAAACATTCAAGCTTATCCTGAAATAGAGTTTGGAGCACATTTTCACAGTAGACCAGAAGGCATTGCTGAGAAAATCCAAGCAGGCTTAAAGGGAGGGTGCAGGCGATTTGATGGTGCCATCAAGGGATTTGGTGGTTGTCCTATGGCCAAAGATGAACTGGTGGGCAATGTGGCCACAGAAGTGATGATTGAAGTTTTGGAAAAGGAAGGTCATCATCTGAATTTGAATATGGAAGAATTTGGTGAGGCCATGAAATTGGCCAAGTTTGTTTTTGGTTAA
- the argB gene encoding acetylglutamate kinase: MKISIVKIGGNVIDDPQKLDEFLYLFARLEGKKILVHGGGVMASKFGERLGIQPNMVDGRRITDAETLDVVTMVYGGLINKKIVAKLQALEQNALGFTGADGNLIRSAKRPVKDIDYGFVGDVKEVDTELLDTLLEKDIIPVVSAITHDKKGNLLNTNADTIASEIATSMAVKNTVRLYFCFNKAGVLIDENNDDSVVPKINEDIYDELKKDKVIHSGMIPKLDNAFSALDKGVSNVWLGKAENLVLAAKGKKSGTNIEKHRYDLY; the protein is encoded by the coding sequence ATGAAAATCAGTATTGTAAAAATAGGAGGAAACGTCATTGACGATCCACAAAAACTTGATGAGTTTTTGTACCTGTTTGCCAGATTGGAAGGAAAGAAAATCTTGGTCCATGGCGGAGGAGTCATGGCCTCAAAATTTGGAGAGCGATTGGGTATCCAGCCTAACATGGTAGACGGAAGAAGAATCACCGATGCAGAAACACTGGATGTGGTTACTATGGTCTATGGAGGTCTGATCAATAAAAAAATCGTCGCTAAACTCCAGGCGCTTGAGCAAAATGCCTTAGGGTTTACCGGTGCAGATGGCAACTTGATCAGATCTGCCAAAAGACCGGTAAAGGATATTGACTATGGTTTCGTAGGTGATGTCAAAGAAGTCGACACGGAGCTTTTGGACACCTTACTTGAAAAAGACATCATTCCAGTGGTCTCAGCCATAACCCATGACAAAAAGGGAAACCTGCTAAATACCAACGCCGACACAATAGCCTCCGAAATAGCCACTTCAATGGCTGTAAAGAACACCGTGAGGCTTTATTTCTGTTTCAATAAAGCAGGTGTGCTTATCGACGAAAACAATGATGATTCTGTCGTCCCCAAGATCAATGAAGACATCTATGATGAATTGAAAAAAGACAAGGTAATCCATTCTGGAATGATTCCTAAATTGGACAATGCTTTTAGTGCTTTGGATAAAGGAGTTAGCAATGTATGGTTGGGCAAGGCAGAGAATTTGGTTTTGGCTGCAAAAGGCAAAAAATCAGGCACCAATATCGAAAAGCATCGCTACGACCTTTATTGA
- the argH gene encoding argininosuccinate lyase, with amino-acid sequence MKLWQKNTTSTKEVEQFTIGRDPEFDIVLAPFDVLGSLAHATMLESIGLLTKEELATLKKGLREIYAEIEAGTFKIDPGVEDVHSQVEFLLTERFGDVGKKLHSGRSRNDQVAVDLKLYYRSEIQSVLEATKSLFDLLIELAEKHKNALMPGYTHTQLAMPSSFGLWFGSLAEALAEDLELWQAAYNLADKNPLGSAAGYGSSFPLNRTMTTQLLGFKEMHYNVINAQNNRGKTEKVIAFAMAGLAGTLNRLAADTIIFMNQHFGFVKFPDNLTTGSSIMPHKKNPDVFELIRAKANQIQSGPQNLMMQMTNTTTGYHRDLQLLKETTFPDFEKLKDCLQITEFMLEHIEIKSGLLEDKFYKHLFSVEEVNRLVLEGTPFRDAYKQVGLAIENDDFAPSHTVKHSHEGSIGQLCLEEIKQKMDTALAKFDFENIASSYQKLLEE; translated from the coding sequence ATGAAACTTTGGCAGAAAAACACCACCAGTACCAAGGAAGTAGAACAATTCACCATTGGACGTGACCCAGAATTCGATATAGTTTTGGCACCTTTTGATGTGTTAGGGTCTTTGGCTCATGCCACCATGTTGGAAAGTATCGGACTACTGACCAAGGAAGAATTGGCTACTTTAAAAAAGGGGCTTAGAGAAATCTATGCTGAAATAGAAGCGGGTACTTTTAAGATTGATCCGGGCGTGGAAGATGTGCATTCACAAGTAGAGTTCTTGTTGACTGAAAGGTTTGGAGATGTAGGTAAAAAATTACACAGTGGCCGATCCAGAAATGATCAAGTGGCAGTGGACCTTAAGCTATACTATAGATCAGAGATCCAAAGTGTTTTAGAAGCCACTAAATCCCTATTTGATCTTTTGATTGAATTGGCGGAAAAACATAAAAATGCCCTGATGCCCGGCTATACCCATACTCAGTTGGCCATGCCTTCCTCATTTGGTCTTTGGTTTGGCTCTCTTGCTGAGGCTTTGGCTGAAGATCTGGAACTTTGGCAAGCCGCTTACAATTTGGCAGATAAAAATCCCTTGGGTTCTGCTGCGGGATATGGTTCCTCTTTTCCACTAAACAGAACCATGACCACTCAACTTTTGGGCTTTAAAGAAATGCACTACAATGTCATCAATGCCCAAAACAACCGTGGAAAAACAGAAAAGGTCATCGCCTTTGCCATGGCAGGCTTAGCTGGTACGCTTAATCGTCTGGCTGCAGATACGATTATTTTCATGAACCAACACTTTGGTTTTGTGAAATTTCCGGATAATCTCACTACGGGTTCCAGCATCATGCCCCATAAGAAAAATCCAGATGTATTTGAACTGATCCGTGCCAAGGCCAACCAAATCCAAAGTGGACCTCAAAACCTAATGATGCAGATGACCAATACCACTACTGGTTATCACCGTGATCTGCAATTATTAAAAGAAACTACCTTTCCAGACTTTGAAAAACTGAAAGATTGCCTACAAATTACCGAGTTTATGCTGGAGCATATTGAGATTAAATCAGGCTTGTTGGAAGATAAGTTTTACAAGCATTTGTTCAGTGTGGAAGAAGTCAATCGTTTAGTATTGGAGGGCACTCCTTTTCGCGATGCCTATAAACAAGTGGGGTTGGCCATTGAAAATGATGATTTTGCTCCATCACATACAGTGAAACACAGCCATGAGGGAAGCATTGGCCAGCTTTGTTTGGAGGAAATCAAACAAAAAATGGATACCGCATTGGCAAAATTTGATTTTGAAAACATAGCATCCAGTTATCAAAAACTCTTGGAAGAATAA
- a CDS encoding GNAT family N-acetyltransferase has protein sequence MAKSQFIIQPAGVQHCKYAQTIVDEMALSAQARGTGIAKRSPDYITQKMMEGKAVIALSKEGEWAGFCYIEAWSHGKFVANSGLIVSPNFRKSGLAREIKKAVFKLSRSKYPNAKIFGLTTGAAVMKINSELGYVPVSYSDLTDDEDFWKGCQSCVNYEILKSKNRQNCLCTAMLYVPKDQKKKEVALKKDFGKNLNLFERLVRMKRAVFTSVKKKTNKTLELI, from the coding sequence ATGGCAAAAAGTCAATTCATCATACAGCCTGCGGGAGTGCAGCACTGTAAATATGCTCAGACCATCGTGGATGAGATGGCATTATCAGCTCAAGCACGTGGCACAGGTATCGCAAAACGTTCCCCTGACTATATCACCCAAAAGATGATGGAAGGGAAAGCCGTTATCGCCCTTTCCAAAGAGGGAGAATGGGCAGGTTTCTGCTACATTGAAGCCTGGAGTCATGGTAAGTTCGTGGCCAACTCGGGCCTAATAGTCTCTCCTAATTTCAGAAAATCAGGTCTTGCCCGTGAAATTAAAAAAGCGGTCTTCAAGCTAAGCCGTTCCAAGTACCCTAATGCCAAAATTTTTGGCCTTACCACTGGAGCTGCTGTCATGAAAATCAACTCTGAATTAGGCTATGTACCGGTGAGTTATTCCGACTTAACAGATGATGAGGACTTCTGGAAAGGCTGTCAAAGCTGCGTAAATTATGAAATACTAAAGAGCAAAAACCGTCAAAACTGTCTTTGCACGGCCATGCTTTATGTGCCAAAAGACCAAAAGAAAAAAGAGGTTGCCCTTAAAAAAGACTTTGGTAAAAACCTTAATTTGTTCGAACGATTGGTACGAATGAAACGCGCCGTATTTACGAGTGTAAAAAAAAAGACGAATAAAACATTAGAATTAATATAA
- a CDS encoding M20 family metallo-hydrolase → MHKLKEEAKELLQQLIETPSLSREEENTAQLLSDYLVSKGIKVNRQFNNIWAVNKHFDPQLPSVLLNSHHDTVKPNNGYTKDPYKAIIEDGKLYGLGSNDAGGCLVSLIAAFVYFYEKKLPYNLILAATAEEEISGKNGIAALLPELPPIDLAIVGEPTLLDVAVAEKGLMVIDATVTGKAGHAARNEGINALYEALPDLNLIKDYRFEKVSDYLGESKVSATIIQSGSQHNVVPDKCVYTLDVRVTDSYTLQEALDELKRVLKADLQPRSMRLNSSALPKAHKIWDVIHKMNLKCYGSPTLSDQALISYPSIKIGPGDSARSHTPDEFIHLEEINQGIDRYIAILQHYFDQN, encoded by the coding sequence ATGCATAAGCTTAAAGAAGAAGCAAAAGAACTTCTCCAGCAACTGATTGAAACGCCTTCTTTGAGTCGAGAGGAGGAAAACACCGCTCAATTGCTTTCCGATTACCTTGTTTCAAAAGGGATAAAGGTCAATAGACAATTCAATAATATTTGGGCTGTCAATAAGCATTTTGACCCACAGCTTCCTTCAGTTTTACTCAATTCCCATCACGATACTGTAAAACCCAATAATGGTTATACCAAGGATCCTTACAAAGCAATCATCGAGGATGGAAAACTCTATGGCTTGGGGAGCAATGATGCTGGAGGTTGCTTGGTCAGCTTAATAGCAGCATTCGTTTATTTTTATGAAAAAAAGCTTCCCTACAATTTGATTTTGGCTGCAACCGCAGAAGAAGAAATAAGCGGCAAAAATGGTATTGCTGCACTTCTACCAGAATTACCTCCTATTGATTTGGCGATTGTAGGAGAACCTACCCTTTTGGACGTCGCTGTCGCTGAGAAGGGACTCATGGTCATTGATGCTACCGTAACTGGAAAGGCTGGACATGCGGCAAGAAATGAGGGAATCAACGCCTTATATGAAGCATTGCCTGACTTAAACCTGATTAAAGATTACCGTTTTGAAAAAGTGTCTGATTACTTAGGAGAAAGTAAAGTTTCTGCTACCATCATTCAATCGGGTTCGCAGCACAATGTCGTGCCAGACAAATGTGTTTACACCCTAGATGTGCGCGTTACGGACAGTTATACTCTTCAAGAAGCTTTGGATGAACTAAAAAGAGTGCTAAAGGCTGATTTGCAGCCTAGGTCCATGCGACTCAACTCCTCCGCTTTACCTAAAGCCCATAAAATTTGGGATGTAATCCATAAGATGAACCTAAAATGCTATGGAAGTCCTACCCTTTCGGATCAGGCTTTGATCTCCTACCCATCCATCAAAATTGGGCCTGGGGACTCAGCTAGATCCCATACCCCTGACGAATTCATCCATTTGGAAGAAATCAATCAGGGAATCGATAGATATATTGCTATTTTGCAACATTATTTTGATCAAAACTAG
- a CDS encoding aspartate aminotransferase family protein, whose translation MKPFDVYPLINVTPVKAAGSKIWDDQGTEYLDLYGGHAVISIGHSHPHYTKRIKEQLDNIAFYSNSVQIPIQKELATKLGEVSGYADYDLFLCNSGAEANENALKLASFETGKKGFISFTKGFHGRTAGAVALTDNPKIIAPFNEHDQVHILPFNELDKVEKQLAKGDIAGIIVEGIQGVGGIVVPNPEFLLGLSKLAKQYGAKLILDEVQSGYARTGRFFAHQWVEGLKPDLITVAKGMGNGFPIGGVLISPEFKASHGLLGTTFGGNHLACAAALAVLEVIEEENLIEAAAQNGEVLMKELSAIEGVTEVRGKGLMIGFDLAVEAAPVRSALIHEHKIFTGSSGGKHTIRLLPPLNIETKALTLFIQKLKAVLTTNKVH comes from the coding sequence ATGAAACCATTTGACGTATATCCTTTGATCAACGTTACCCCAGTGAAAGCTGCTGGCAGTAAAATCTGGGATGATCAAGGCACAGAATATTTAGACTTATACGGTGGCCATGCAGTAATCTCTATAGGGCATAGCCATCCACATTATACTAAAAGAATCAAAGAACAACTGGATAACATTGCCTTTTACTCCAACTCTGTTCAGATCCCGATCCAAAAGGAATTGGCGACTAAGTTGGGAGAAGTATCTGGCTATGCTGATTACGACCTTTTCCTTTGTAACTCAGGTGCTGAAGCAAACGAAAACGCCTTAAAACTAGCCTCTTTTGAAACTGGCAAAAAAGGATTTATTTCTTTTACCAAAGGCTTTCATGGAAGAACTGCTGGGGCTGTCGCGCTGACCGACAATCCTAAAATCATCGCTCCATTTAACGAGCATGACCAAGTGCATATCCTTCCATTTAATGAGCTTGACAAAGTTGAAAAGCAATTGGCCAAAGGTGATATCGCAGGAATCATTGTAGAAGGAATTCAAGGGGTTGGTGGTATTGTAGTGCCAAATCCAGAATTCCTGTTGGGTCTTTCCAAATTGGCCAAACAATACGGAGCTAAACTTATTCTTGACGAAGTCCAGTCCGGATATGCGAGAACGGGAAGGTTCTTTGCACATCAATGGGTAGAAGGCCTTAAACCAGATCTAATCACTGTAGCCAAAGGAATGGGCAATGGTTTTCCTATTGGTGGTGTCTTGATCAGTCCGGAGTTCAAAGCTTCACATGGGCTCCTGGGAACGACATTTGGAGGAAATCATTTAGCATGTGCAGCGGCTTTGGCTGTTTTGGAAGTAATAGAAGAAGAAAATTTGATTGAGGCTGCTGCCCAAAACGGTGAGGTGCTAATGAAGGAATTGAGTGCCATTGAAGGAGTCACTGAAGTGAGGGGAAAAGGTTTGATGATCGGTTTTGACTTAGCTGTTGAAGCGGCTCCTGTCCGTTCTGCCTTGATCCATGAACATAAAATATTCACTGGCAGCTCTGGTGGAAAACACACAATTCGTTTGCTTCCACCGCTGAATATTGAAACAAAAGCTTTAACTTTATTTATACAGAAATTAAAAGCCGTTTTGACTACAAATAAGGTCCATTAA
- a CDS encoding MerR family transcriptional regulator: protein MPYKEREIEKKYYSIGEVADKFKVATSLIRYWEGEFDIIKPKKDKKGNRRFTKEDIEKIGLIFHLVKEKGYTLQGAQEIIKKDHYEISDKASMVNRLNQIKDFLIEIRNNLNVKNEL from the coding sequence GTGCCGTACAAAGAGAGAGAAATAGAAAAAAAATATTATTCCATTGGTGAAGTGGCTGATAAATTCAAGGTAGCTACTTCCTTAATCCGCTATTGGGAGGGTGAATTTGACATCATCAAGCCCAAAAAAGACAAAAAAGGCAACCGCAGGTTTACCAAGGAAGACATCGAGAAAATCGGTCTGATTTTTCACTTGGTAAAAGAAAAAGGCTACACCTTGCAAGGAGCTCAGGAAATCATCAAAAAAGACCACTATGAGATTTCTGACAAAGCCAGCATGGTCAATCGCCTGAACCAGATCAAGGACTTTTTAATCGAAATCAGGAACAATCTCAATGTCAAGAACGAATTATGA
- a CDS encoding N-acetylornithine carbamoyltransferase, with amino-acid sequence MKYYTQFENKSLADQLIQKALEYKSNPLMDKTLGTGKRIGLLFLNPSLRTRVSTQIAASNLGMEVIVLNMDKEGWALEMEDGAIMNQGKVEHIRDAAGVLGSYFDVLALRAFPSLTNKSEDSEDFILNQFIKHSGLPVISLESAIRHPLQSLADMVTIDEHKKKEKPKVVLTWAPHIKAIPHAVANSFAEWSIGCGHDVTITHPEGYELDERFTHGATIEHDQDKALADADFVYVKNWSAFNEYGKILCTDESWMLTEQKLFKAPNAKVMHCLPVRRNVELSDEILDGSRSLVQYQAQNRIYAAQAALSNILK; translated from the coding sequence ATGAAATACTACACCCAATTTGAAAACAAAAGCCTAGCTGATCAGCTGATCCAAAAAGCATTGGAATACAAATCAAATCCATTGATGGATAAGACGCTAGGTACTGGAAAGAGAATTGGACTATTATTTTTGAATCCTAGTCTTCGGACACGTGTCAGTACACAGATTGCGGCCTCCAACTTAGGCATGGAAGTCATTGTCCTCAATATGGACAAAGAAGGATGGGCACTTGAAATGGAAGATGGTGCCATTATGAACCAAGGTAAAGTAGAACATATCCGGGATGCTGCAGGTGTCTTAGGTAGTTACTTCGATGTTTTGGCTCTTCGGGCCTTTCCATCACTGACCAACAAATCTGAAGACAGCGAGGATTTCATCCTTAACCAGTTTATCAAACACAGTGGCCTTCCGGTCATCAGCCTTGAAAGTGCTATCAGACACCCTTTGCAAAGTTTGGCTGACATGGTCACCATCGATGAGCACAAGAAAAAAGAAAAGCCTAAAGTAGTGCTTACTTGGGCTCCTCACATCAAGGCCATCCCCCATGCCGTGGCCAATTCCTTTGCTGAATGGTCAATTGGATGTGGCCATGATGTAACCATCACTCACCCTGAAGGATATGAACTAGACGAAAGGTTTACACATGGAGCAACCATTGAACATGATCAGGATAAAGCTTTGGCCGATGCTGATTTTGTTTATGTCAAAAACTGGAGTGCCTTTAACGAATATGGTAAAATCCTTTGCACTGATGAGTCTTGGATGCTTACCGAGCAAAAGCTCTTTAAAGCTCCCAATGCCAAAGTCATGCACTGCCTTCCTGTAAGAAGAAATGTAGAACTGTCAGATGAAATATTGGACGGCTCAAGAAGTCTGGTCCAATACCAAGCCCAAAACAGAATTTATGCTGCTCAGGCTGCATTAAGTAATATTTTGAAATAA
- the argG gene encoding argininosuccinate synthase: MKKVVLAYSGGLDTTFCAIHLSKEKGYEVHAVLVNTGGFSEEELKATEERAGKLGIASFEVLDVTQTYYQEVIKYLVFGNVLKNQTYPLSVSAERILQAKALAEYAKKIGAKSVAHGSTGAGNDQVRFDMIFQTILPEAEIITPIRDLKLSREAEIEYLKKHGVEMNFEKAAYSINKGIWGTSVGGKETLTSGGTLPEEAYPTQLTKTEPETITLQFESGELKGVNGKKYDNSVEAILKVQELADPYAIGRDIHVGDTIIGIKGRVGFEAAAPLIIIKAHQLLEKHTLTKWQTFWKNQLSEFYGNHLHEGHYLDPVMRNLESFLQDTQTFVTGEVKVALKPYQFQLIGIESAHDLMSAKFGSYGEMNKGYTAEDVKGFTKILGNQTAIFHKVNQTLEND, translated from the coding sequence ATGAAAAAAGTTGTTTTAGCATACAGCGGTGGTTTGGACACCACTTTTTGCGCTATCCACCTGTCCAAAGAAAAAGGCTATGAAGTTCATGCCGTATTGGTTAATACTGGAGGATTCAGTGAAGAAGAGTTAAAAGCTACTGAGGAAAGGGCTGGCAAATTAGGGATTGCCTCTTTTGAAGTTTTGGATGTTACCCAAACTTATTATCAGGAAGTAATCAAATATTTGGTTTTCGGTAATGTGTTAAAAAACCAAACCTATCCTCTTTCTGTTAGTGCGGAAAGAATTTTGCAAGCCAAAGCCCTAGCTGAATATGCTAAAAAAATCGGAGCAAAATCAGTAGCTCATGGAAGTACAGGAGCTGGAAATGATCAAGTACGCTTTGATATGATCTTCCAAACTATTTTGCCTGAGGCAGAAATTATCACTCCGATCCGAGATTTGAAGTTAAGCCGTGAAGCTGAAATCGAATACCTCAAAAAACACGGAGTAGAAATGAACTTTGAAAAAGCGGCATATTCCATTAATAAAGGAATTTGGGGAACTTCTGTTGGCGGCAAAGAAACATTGACTTCAGGCGGTACTCTACCTGAGGAAGCCTACCCTACTCAGTTGACCAAAACCGAGCCTGAAACCATTACGCTCCAATTTGAATCTGGAGAGCTAAAAGGTGTCAATGGGAAAAAATATGATAATTCTGTAGAGGCAATTTTAAAGGTACAGGAATTGGCTGATCCATACGCTATCGGAAGAGACATCCACGTAGGAGACACCATTATTGGTATTAAAGGACGTGTAGGTTTTGAGGCTGCTGCTCCATTGATTATTATCAAAGCGCATCAACTATTGGAAAAACACACCTTAACGAAGTGGCAAACCTTCTGGAAAAACCAATTGTCTGAATTCTACGGAAACCATCTTCATGAAGGGCATTATTTGGACCCTGTCATGAGAAACTTAGAATCTTTCCTTCAAGACACGCAGACTTTTGTTACTGGAGAAGTAAAGGTAGCCCTAAAACCTTACCAATTCCAATTAATCGGCATCGAATCAGCACATGACCTGATGTCGGCTAAATTTGGTAGCTATGGTGAAATGAACAAAGGCTATACCGCAGAGGATGTCAAAGGGTTTACAAAAATCCTTGGTAACCAAACGGCTATTTTCCATAAAGTGAATCAAACCTTAGAAAATGATTAA
- the argC gene encoding N-acetyl-gamma-glutamyl-phosphate reductase: protein MIKIKTAIIGAAGYTGGELLRILINHPNCELVYIHSNSQKGKKIDEVHPDLIGDSDLVFTDEVKTEGLDAVFLGLPHGQAKSFLEENKFDDNTVIIDLSTDFRNESNGFLYGLPEVNAHKTKGAKRIANPGCFATGIQLALAPAIAAGLAKKDIHITGITGSTGAGKKLSETTHFSQRNQNVSVYKLFTHQHLKEIKQTFSQLQEGFDQNLLFVPYRGNFSRGIWITAYFPYEGSLEDAYKVYNEFYKKAAFTHVSEMDIDLKQVVSTNKCIVHLKKEADQLVVYSAIDNLLKGASGQAVQNYNLAFGLDEKEGLKLKSVAF, encoded by the coding sequence ATGATTAAAATCAAAACAGCCATTATTGGCGCTGCTGGATATACGGGAGGTGAATTATTACGCATCCTGATCAATCACCCCAATTGTGAGTTGGTCTATATCCATAGCAACAGCCAAAAAGGTAAAAAAATAGACGAAGTACACCCAGATCTGATCGGGGATTCCGATTTGGTCTTTACAGATGAAGTAAAGACAGAAGGACTTGACGCAGTGTTTTTGGGCTTACCACATGGACAAGCCAAAAGCTTTCTAGAAGAAAATAAATTCGATGATAATACAGTTATCATTGACCTGAGTACCGACTTTAGGAACGAATCCAATGGTTTCCTTTATGGTCTTCCTGAGGTCAATGCGCATAAAACAAAAGGGGCTAAACGAATTGCCAACCCTGGCTGTTTTGCTACCGGCATCCAATTGGCTTTAGCTCCCGCTATAGCTGCTGGATTGGCCAAAAAAGACATCCATATCACAGGGATAACAGGAAGTACTGGCGCTGGTAAAAAACTGAGCGAGACTACTCACTTTAGTCAGAGAAACCAAAATGTTTCGGTTTATAAACTCTTCACACATCAGCACCTAAAAGAAATCAAACAGACTTTTAGTCAGCTTCAAGAGGGGTTTGATCAAAACCTTTTGTTTGTACCCTATAGAGGTAATTTCTCAAGAGGCATCTGGATTACTGCTTACTTTCCATATGAAGGTTCTTTGGAAGATGCATATAAAGTTTATAACGAATTTTATAAAAAAGCAGCCTTTACCCACGTTTCCGAAATGGACATTGACCTAAAACAAGTAGTCAGCACCAACAAGTGCATCGTTCACTTAAAAAAGGAAGCTGATCAATTGGTGGTATATTCTGCCATTGACAACCTATTGAAAGGCGCATCTGGACAAGCGGTGCAAAACTATAACCTGGCTTTTGGGCTGGATGAAAAAGAAGGCTTAAAACTTAAAAGCGTAGCTTTTTAA
- the dprA gene encoding DNA-processing protein DprA, with protein sequence MSRTNYEQLLYAIALSLVPNLGPYIYKNIISYCGSAMQFFNMPNGKASKIPGIGPKLLAIRKEKDQFLKEAEKILEDCLKNNLKIQTYQDSSYPKRLKSFVDAPVLLFSKGNVNFNAAKTIGIVGTRNASEYGKTTTRKIVEGVAPFSPTIISGLAYGIDITAHRAALEFDLPTIAVLGNSLEKIYPAAHKSTASSMFPNGGLVSEYKVGTALNPNNFPARNRIIAGLSDALVVVEAAKKGGALITAEIAFSYNKEVFAVPGNLQNTYSEGCNNLIRYMKASIYTGPKDIQEALSWEAGNGVESAVKQNKIDLSQFSTNEQTVLKLLSENQELEIDRLSWQSQIPISQLASLLLNLEFQGLIKSLPGKKYVMG encoded by the coding sequence ATGTCAAGAACGAATTATGAACAACTCCTATATGCCATTGCCTTAAGCCTAGTCCCTAATCTCGGGCCTTATATTTACAAAAACATTATTAGCTACTGTGGTTCTGCCATGCAGTTTTTTAACATGCCTAATGGCAAAGCAAGTAAAATCCCCGGTATTGGCCCAAAGCTATTGGCTATTCGAAAAGAAAAGGATCAGTTCCTCAAAGAAGCTGAAAAAATCCTAGAAGATTGTCTGAAAAATAACCTCAAAATCCAAACCTATCAAGACAGCTCTTACCCTAAAAGGTTAAAGTCATTTGTCGATGCACCTGTCCTGCTTTTCTCTAAAGGGAATGTAAACTTTAATGCAGCAAAGACTATCGGCATCGTGGGTACACGCAATGCTTCCGAATATGGCAAAACCACTACCAGAAAAATCGTAGAAGGGGTTGCCCCTTTTTCACCAACCATCATCAGTGGATTGGCCTATGGCATTGATATCACTGCACATCGGGCCGCTTTGGAATTTGATTTGCCGACCATTGCGGTATTGGGCAATTCTTTGGAAAAAATCTATCCAGCAGCTCACAAAAGTACAGCGAGCAGTATGTTCCCAAATGGAGGACTGGTTTCAGAATATAAAGTGGGAACAGCACTCAACCCGAATAATTTCCCCGCTAGAAACCGCATCATCGCTGGACTTTCCGATGCCTTGGTTGTGGTCGAGGCAGCAAAAAAAGGTGGTGCTTTGATCACGGCAGAAATTGCTTTCAGCTATAACAAGGAAGTCTTTGCAGTGCCTGGAAACCTCCAAAACACTTATAGCGAAGGCTGCAATAATTTGATACGCTATATGAAAGCCAGCATTTACACTGGACCAAAAGACATTCAGGAAGCCCTATCTTGGGAAGCTGGGAATGGTGTGGAAAGCGCTGTCAAACAAAATAAAATTGACCTCAGTCAGTTCTCTACAAACGAACAAACAGTTCTAAAACTGCTCTCGGAAAATCAGGAATTAGAAATTGACAGGCTCAGTTGGCAAAGCCAAATTCCTATTTCCCAATTGGCTTCACTCCTGCTTAACCTGGAATTCCAAGGGCTGATCAAGTCCTTACCTGGCAAGAAGTATGTGATGGGGTAA